Proteins from a genomic interval of Chroococcidiopsis thermalis PCC 7203:
- the argJ gene encoding bifunctional ornithine acetyltransferase/N-acetylglutamate synthase → MRWETGNMAWHEISGGITAPRGYKAAGIRAGLKPSGLPDLALILSDVEAIAAGVFTTSQVRAACVDYCKQRLQDKPSARAILCNAGQANAATGSQGWLDALECAMALGQALSIPSESVLLASTGVIGKRIVMDKMHAGIPQLVAEASETGGDAAAQAIVTTDLVTKSIALETTMGDRPVRIGGIAKGSGMIHPNMATMLAFVTCDAAVSPALWQHMLSRAADKSFNQITVDGDTSTNDCLIALANGQSRTPAITEMGAEAEKLEAMLTAVCQHLAKAIARDGEGATCLIEVQVSGATDEKAARQVAKTIAGSSLVKSAIFGRDPNWGRIAAAAGRAGVPFEQEHLRIQLGDFLLMENGQPLDFDRAAASAYLKQKAAQKSQVETVSTAQSNELLAVKDGETQAFERQSGGDRFQDETVLIAVSIGSGFGSGIAWGCDLSYDYVKINAEYTT, encoded by the coding sequence ATGCGTTGGGAGACAGGCAACATGGCATGGCATGAGATAAGCGGTGGAATCACTGCGCCAAGGGGTTACAAAGCGGCAGGCATTAGAGCGGGGTTAAAGCCTTCAGGACTACCAGATTTAGCCCTAATTTTGTCAGATGTAGAAGCGATCGCCGCAGGTGTGTTTACCACATCTCAAGTCCGTGCTGCTTGTGTCGATTACTGCAAGCAAAGGTTACAAGACAAACCCAGCGCCCGTGCAATTCTTTGCAATGCAGGGCAAGCTAATGCTGCTACGGGTTCTCAAGGCTGGTTGGATGCCCTAGAGTGTGCGATGGCACTGGGGCAAGCATTGAGTATTCCCTCAGAATCGGTGTTGCTTGCCTCTACTGGGGTAATTGGCAAAAGAATTGTGATGGACAAGATGCACGCAGGCATTCCCCAACTAGTTGCAGAGGCTTCCGAAACAGGTGGAGATGCGGCTGCACAAGCGATCGTCACTACAGATTTAGTCACAAAATCGATTGCTTTAGAAACAACAATGGGCGATCGCCCCGTGCGAATTGGTGGTATTGCTAAGGGTTCGGGCATGATCCACCCCAACATGGCAACGATGTTAGCTTTTGTTACCTGCGATGCGGCTGTCTCTCCCGCATTATGGCAACATATGTTGAGTCGAGCTGCCGATAAAAGTTTTAACCAAATCACCGTTGATGGCGATACCAGTACCAACGATTGTTTAATTGCCTTAGCCAACGGACAATCGCGCACCCCAGCAATTACCGAAATGGGTGCAGAGGCAGAAAAATTAGAAGCAATGCTCACAGCCGTGTGCCAGCATCTAGCCAAAGCGATCGCCCGCGACGGTGAAGGGGCAACTTGTTTAATTGAAGTGCAAGTATCAGGGGCAACCGACGAAAAAGCCGCGCGTCAGGTAGCAAAAACCATCGCTGGTTCTTCTCTAGTTAAATCAGCCATTTTCGGACGCGATCCCAACTGGGGTAGAATTGCAGCTGCGGCGGGACGTGCGGGAGTACCTTTCGAGCAGGAACATCTCAGAATTCAATTAGGAGATTTTCTCTTAATGGAAAACGGACAGCCCTTAGACTTCGATCGCGCTGCTGCTAGTGCATACTTAAAGCAAAAAGCAGCACAAAAGTCTCAAGTAGAAACCGTTAGTACTGCCCAGAGCAACGAATTATTAGCGGTTAAAGATGGAGAAACACAAGCTTTCGAGCGTCAAAGCGGAGGCGATCGCTTTCAAGACGAAACCGTTTTAATTGCCGTCAGCATTGGCAGTGGTTTCGGTTCTGGCATAGCCTGGGGCTGCGATCTCAGCTACGATTACGTGAAGATTAACGCTGAATATACGACGTGA